A genomic stretch from Gallus gallus isolate bGalGal1 chromosome 13, bGalGal1.mat.broiler.GRCg7b, whole genome shotgun sequence includes:
- the SLC25A48 gene encoding solute carrier family 25 member 48 isoform X3 encodes MRGCLKVEPECAFLLGMETRLQAGQGYGNTLNCILTVYRNESVAGFFKGMSFPLASIAVYSSVVFGVFSNTQRLLGQLRHGDASHAPALVDVALASTVAGFISVGIGTPVDLVKIRLQMQTQTYSTANVKLKPTVPGFPVYQGPIHCFRTVLQKEGIAGIYRGMGAMLLRDVPGYCLYFIPYTFFCGWITPDGSISPNPASIWLAGGVAGAISWGTATPMDVVKSRLQADGVYLNKYKGILDCILQSYQNEGLKVFFRGITINAVRGFPTSSAMFLGYELSLKAMKRDQTETNP; translated from the exons ACTCGTTTGCAAGCCGGACAGGGATATGGAAATACACTCAACTGCATTCTTACTGTGTACAGAAATGAGTCG GTGGCTGGCTTCTTCAAAGGCATGTCCTTCCCGCTGGCCAGCATTGCTGTTTACAGCTCAGTGGTGTTTGGTGTCTTCAGCAACACGCAGCGGCTGCTGGGCCAGTTGAGGCATGGAGATGCATCCCACGCACCGGCACTGGTGGATGTGGCTCTTGCCAGCACAGTGGCTGGGTTCATCTCCGTTGGCATTGGCACGCCTGTTGACCTGGTGAAGATCAGGCTGCAGATGCAAACGCAGACATACAGCACAG ccAATGTTAAACTAAAGCCCACAGTTCCTGGCTTTCCTGTGTATCAAGGCCCTATTCACTGCTTTAGGACAGTGCTACAGAAAGAAGGGATAGCAGGGATATACCGAGGCATGGGAGCGATGCTGCTGAGGGATGTTCCTGGGTACTGCCTGTATTTCATCCCTTACACGTTTTTCTGTGGTTGGATTACCCCTGATGGAAGCATTTCCCCTAATCCTGCTTCCATCTGGCTTGCAGGGGGTGTTGCAG GAGCCATTTCCTGGGGGACTGCTACTCCAATGGATGTTGTGAAAAGTCGGCTCCAGGCTGATGGAGTTTATCTAAACAAGTACAAGGGGATTCTTGACTGCATCTTGCAGAGCTACCAGAACGAAGGCCTCAAA GTCTTTTTTAGGGGTATCACAATCAATGCAGTGCGAGGATTTCCAACGAGTTCAGCCATGTTTCTTGGCTATGAACTTTCTCTCAAAGCAATGAAAAGAGACCAAACTGAGACCAATCCTTAA
- the IL9 gene encoding interleukin 9 precursor codes for MNASMLSYILLSCVLLSVQAQNCQVSEIIRNTRSLLNKTQESCPCRETAATPCSCLPIPEPGHELACFVEGTKHMLEHNMTSNIKLLLLNQSFQIQRDRNLCESLTRGKKCEYKTKGTVRTFLEKILKTYQEIHKSRV; via the exons ATGAATGCCAGCATGCTGTCATACATTCTCCTCTCTtgtgtgctgctctctgtgcaagCACAGAATTGCCAAGTCAGCGAAATTATCCGCAATACAAGGAGTCTGCTT aacaagACTCAAGAAAGTTGCCCATGTAGGGAGACAGCTGCCACT ccttGTTCATGTCTTCCCATCCCTGAG CCTGGCCATGAACTGGCATGCTTTGTGGAAGGAACCAAGCACATGTTGGAGCACAACATGACTTCAAACATAAAACTTCTTCTGCTTAATCAGTCCTTCCAGATTCAACGGGATAGAAACCTCTGTGAA AGTCTGACACGTGGAAAAAAATGCGAGTACAAGACCAAGGGAACTGTGAGGACGTTTCTGGAAAAAATCCTGAAAACCTATCAGGAAATCCATAAATCTAGAGtttaa
- the LOC100857609 gene encoding 1-phosphatidylinositol 4,5-bisphosphate phosphodiesterase gamma-1-like — protein sequence MGSCMTKEQEADCQTVADSITYIWNPIYIVSTGSRRGSRSTQKEVSANIELHLEQDWYHGKLGAGCGGRHIAEQRVMEYCAEMEAPDGSFLVRESGTYVGDYVLSIWWDGKVQHIHIRWQQDADVHRFFLTDNLVFDSLYDLITHYKEMPMRYNGLEMRLTEPVPRPNARSNTDWKPRDGTRETGPASAPSMAGQNGGSSTAARTDKRVTFNKAPDQVHIV from the coding sequence ATGGGTTCGTGTATGACAAAAGAGCAGGAGGCGGATTGCCAAACGGTGGCAGATTCCATCACCTACATATGGAACCCAATTTACATTGTCTCAACCGGGAGCAGACGGGGGAGTCGATCCACACAGAAGGAGGTGAGCGCCAACATCGAGCTGCATCTCGAGCAGGATTGGTACCACGGCAAGCTGGGAGCGGGGTGTGGTGGGCGGCACATCGCAGAGCAGCGGGTGATGGAGTACTGCGCTGAGATGGAGGCACCTGATGGCTCCTTCCTGGTCAGGGAGAGTGGGACATACGTCGGGGACTATGTTCTGTCCATCTGGTGGGATGGAAAGGTGCAGCATATCCACATCCGTTGGCAGCAGGACGCTGACGTTCATAGGTTCTTTTTAACGGACAACCTAGTATTTGACAGCCTCTACGACCTCATCACCCACTACAAAGAGATGCCGATGAGGTACAATGGACTCGAGATGAGGTTGACAGAGCCGGTGCCTCGGCCCAATGCTCGCAGCAACACGGACTGGAAGCCGCGGGACGGCACAAGAGAGACGGGCCCGGCTTCAGCGCCATCGATGGCAGGGCAGAATGGAGGATCCAGCACTGCCGCACGCACTGACAAGAGGGTCACGTTTAATAAGGCACCGGACCAAGTGCATATTGTCTAG
- the SLC25A48 gene encoding solute carrier family 25 member 48 isoform X2 yields MFEGRTRMCFPPGDGGAASVVVGHPLDTVKTRLQAGQGYGNTLNCILTVYRNESVAGFFKGMSFPLASIAVYSSVVFGVFSNTQRLLGQLRHGDASHAPALVDVALASTVAGFISVGIGTPVDLVKIRLQMQTQTYSTANVKLKPTVPGFPVYQGPIHCFRTVLQKEGIAGIYRGMGAMLLRDVPGYCLYFIPYTFFCGWITPDGSISPNPASIWLAGGVAGAISWGTATPMDVVKSRLQADGVYLNKYKGILDCILQSYQNEGLKVFFRGITINAVRGFPTSSAMFLGYELSLKAMKRDQTETNP; encoded by the exons ACTCGTTTGCAAGCCGGACAGGGATATGGAAATACACTCAACTGCATTCTTACTGTGTACAGAAATGAGTCG GTGGCTGGCTTCTTCAAAGGCATGTCCTTCCCGCTGGCCAGCATTGCTGTTTACAGCTCAGTGGTGTTTGGTGTCTTCAGCAACACGCAGCGGCTGCTGGGCCAGTTGAGGCATGGAGATGCATCCCACGCACCGGCACTGGTGGATGTGGCTCTTGCCAGCACAGTGGCTGGGTTCATCTCCGTTGGCATTGGCACGCCTGTTGACCTGGTGAAGATCAGGCTGCAGATGCAAACGCAGACATACAGCACAG ccAATGTTAAACTAAAGCCCACAGTTCCTGGCTTTCCTGTGTATCAAGGCCCTATTCACTGCTTTAGGACAGTGCTACAGAAAGAAGGGATAGCAGGGATATACCGAGGCATGGGAGCGATGCTGCTGAGGGATGTTCCTGGGTACTGCCTGTATTTCATCCCTTACACGTTTTTCTGTGGTTGGATTACCCCTGATGGAAGCATTTCCCCTAATCCTGCTTCCATCTGGCTTGCAGGGGGTGTTGCAG GAGCCATTTCCTGGGGGACTGCTACTCCAATGGATGTTGTGAAAAGTCGGCTCCAGGCTGATGGAGTTTATCTAAACAAGTACAAGGGGATTCTTGACTGCATCTTGCAGAGCTACCAGAACGAAGGCCTCAAA GTCTTTTTTAGGGGTATCACAATCAATGCAGTGCGAGGATTTCCAACGAGTTCAGCCATGTTTCTTGGCTATGAACTTTCTCTCAAAGCAATGAAAAGAGACCAAACTGAGACCAATCCTTAA
- the SLC25A48 gene encoding solute carrier family 25 member 48 → MGSLQLQDFAAGWVGGAASVVVGHPLDTVKTRLQAGQGYGNTLNCILTVYRNESVAGFFKGMSFPLASIAVYSSVVFGVFSNTQRLLGQLRHGDASHAPALVDVALASTVAGFISVGIGTPVDLVKIRLQMQTQTYSTANVKLKPTVPGFPVYQGPIHCFRTVLQKEGIAGIYRGMGAMLLRDVPGYCLYFIPYTFFCGWITPDGSISPNPASIWLAGGVAGAISWGTATPMDVVKSRLQADGVYLNKYKGILDCILQSYQNEGLKVFFRGITINAVRGFPTSSAMFLGYELSLKAMKRDQTETNP, encoded by the exons ACTCGTTTGCAAGCCGGACAGGGATATGGAAATACACTCAACTGCATTCTTACTGTGTACAGAAATGAGTCG GTGGCTGGCTTCTTCAAAGGCATGTCCTTCCCGCTGGCCAGCATTGCTGTTTACAGCTCAGTGGTGTTTGGTGTCTTCAGCAACACGCAGCGGCTGCTGGGCCAGTTGAGGCATGGAGATGCATCCCACGCACCGGCACTGGTGGATGTGGCTCTTGCCAGCACAGTGGCTGGGTTCATCTCCGTTGGCATTGGCACGCCTGTTGACCTGGTGAAGATCAGGCTGCAGATGCAAACGCAGACATACAGCACAG ccAATGTTAAACTAAAGCCCACAGTTCCTGGCTTTCCTGTGTATCAAGGCCCTATTCACTGCTTTAGGACAGTGCTACAGAAAGAAGGGATAGCAGGGATATACCGAGGCATGGGAGCGATGCTGCTGAGGGATGTTCCTGGGTACTGCCTGTATTTCATCCCTTACACGTTTTTCTGTGGTTGGATTACCCCTGATGGAAGCATTTCCCCTAATCCTGCTTCCATCTGGCTTGCAGGGGGTGTTGCAG GAGCCATTTCCTGGGGGACTGCTACTCCAATGGATGTTGTGAAAAGTCGGCTCCAGGCTGATGGAGTTTATCTAAACAAGTACAAGGGGATTCTTGACTGCATCTTGCAGAGCTACCAGAACGAAGGCCTCAAA GTCTTTTTTAGGGGTATCACAATCAATGCAGTGCGAGGATTTCCAACGAGTTCAGCCATGTTTCTTGGCTATGAACTTTCTCTCAAAGCAATGAAAAGAGACCAAACTGAGACCAATCCTTAA